In a genomic window of Streptomyces roseoviridis:
- a CDS encoding tyrosine-protein kinase family protein, whose protein sequence is MTQPDSIDLVEGVLRDALGGQVRVTADPFIGVRVTAITEAFRGMSPRKRRERVQALVPDANIVRHDLLTPDEAAFMEQDELSPAPVQAELPLWPEALASGKAEEITVRFPSENYGTLPSPVVSTFYSLRGGVGRSTALAHAARIIAGQGLTVLCIDMDLEAPGLAALFDVEERVTENMGVVPLLASAEVSGEIPPLDDHVLRVTEDSGLFLLPAGCPGAEYARLLSHLDPSAWYGEDEVNPLRLLVKAVSGLPEEPDVVLIDSRTGISPLAAPLLFDVSDINVIAFYPHPQAKAGTRALTRALLAAKSSRSTDEHPYTPEVRFIASPVPTTEKVRELYAERAQDWINEWLSVARNSQGGPAFEALEEIVQVIGYQEALASSDSVMRVQGTDDFTVVADWITGLVEPKDVLGEGNQEDSEPSKEEVLSSLQFAGETAEKQELEELHGTFLSTADVDRALALDTVVVIGRKGTGKTAVFRRLAESETAIVITSPPGLNTHKSWTPDADVYSALGTELKARELEWRQMWPALLGLAIRQHLPDIPAPSWTERPIGVPDSGGEYLKTDLVNDVRTLLSHPQAPLLAGQWLIEIDRSLDADHVLLFDALDTGFGNSENDRKRRNDGVAGLLTTVGALGPQLRHLKFKVLLREDIWREVSVPNKSHLSARSARLSWSNKMDYLRIAIKQAWRSKPFQRLVTARLNKPDFKQDTPVEYWPEEFVRIAWVILASERVSGGRTAYTDNWVWSRLADANGDHAPRALAQMMTAAVDLERGFEAGNRYSRSIIRPRALVESLDEVSDSALDALQRDEFPELAPVFSQLRVIGSTPFPAELLDGTAPDLVRLAREVGLLEAVSGPRDKTERYRVPELYRKALSMTRKGQA, encoded by the coding sequence TGGAGGGGGTGCTGCGGGACGCTCTGGGAGGCCAGGTCCGCGTGACCGCCGACCCCTTTATCGGTGTGCGCGTAACAGCGATCACCGAGGCGTTCAGAGGCATGTCTCCTCGCAAACGCCGGGAACGGGTCCAGGCGCTGGTGCCCGACGCGAACATCGTTCGACATGATCTGCTGACACCCGACGAAGCAGCGTTCATGGAGCAGGACGAACTGAGCCCTGCCCCCGTACAGGCCGAACTGCCGCTGTGGCCTGAGGCACTGGCGAGTGGCAAAGCCGAAGAGATCACCGTTCGCTTCCCGTCAGAGAACTACGGCACCCTTCCGTCCCCTGTGGTGTCGACGTTCTATTCGCTCCGCGGCGGGGTCGGACGGTCCACCGCGCTCGCACACGCCGCCCGCATCATCGCCGGCCAGGGACTGACCGTTCTCTGCATCGACATGGACCTGGAGGCACCAGGCCTTGCCGCCCTTTTCGACGTGGAAGAACGTGTCACCGAGAACATGGGAGTCGTCCCGCTCCTCGCATCAGCAGAGGTGAGCGGCGAGATCCCTCCTCTCGATGATCACGTGCTCAGGGTCACGGAAGACTCGGGTTTGTTCCTTCTGCCGGCGGGTTGCCCCGGCGCCGAGTACGCCCGCCTCCTTTCCCACCTCGACCCTTCCGCCTGGTACGGCGAAGACGAAGTCAACCCCTTGCGCTTGCTGGTGAAGGCCGTCTCTGGACTCCCGGAGGAGCCTGACGTCGTCCTGATCGACTCCCGTACAGGGATAAGCCCGCTCGCGGCTCCGCTGTTGTTCGATGTCTCCGATATCAACGTCATCGCCTTCTATCCCCATCCACAGGCCAAGGCTGGTACGCGTGCACTCACGCGAGCGCTGCTGGCGGCGAAGTCGAGCCGGTCCACCGATGAACACCCGTACACGCCTGAGGTCCGCTTCATCGCCTCGCCGGTCCCGACCACCGAGAAAGTTCGCGAACTCTATGCTGAGCGGGCCCAGGACTGGATCAACGAATGGCTGTCCGTCGCCCGGAACTCTCAAGGCGGGCCCGCCTTCGAAGCTCTTGAAGAAATCGTTCAGGTCATCGGATACCAGGAGGCGCTGGCTTCCTCCGATTCGGTGATGCGCGTCCAAGGTACGGACGACTTCACGGTGGTGGCCGACTGGATCACCGGGCTTGTCGAGCCAAAGGATGTACTCGGCGAGGGAAATCAGGAAGACTCTGAGCCGAGCAAGGAAGAAGTACTCTCCTCGCTTCAGTTCGCGGGAGAGACAGCTGAGAAGCAGGAGCTGGAGGAGTTGCACGGGACTTTTCTCAGTACAGCCGACGTGGACCGTGCGCTCGCCCTTGACACAGTCGTGGTCATCGGCCGTAAGGGCACAGGCAAGACGGCGGTTTTCCGCAGACTTGCCGAATCAGAAACCGCCATCGTCATCACGAGCCCGCCTGGCCTCAACACACACAAGAGCTGGACTCCTGACGCAGACGTGTATTCGGCGCTCGGAACGGAACTCAAGGCTCGCGAACTGGAATGGCGGCAGATGTGGCCCGCCCTCCTCGGGCTCGCCATCCGTCAGCATCTGCCCGACATCCCGGCGCCCAGTTGGACCGAACGTCCGATCGGCGTACCGGATTCGGGGGGAGAATATCTCAAAACGGATCTGGTCAACGACGTAAGGACGCTTCTTTCCCACCCGCAGGCCCCTCTCCTTGCCGGGCAATGGCTTATCGAAATTGACCGCAGCCTTGATGCGGACCATGTGCTCTTGTTCGATGCCCTCGACACCGGATTCGGCAACAGCGAGAACGACCGCAAACGGCGCAATGACGGTGTGGCCGGCCTGCTCACCACCGTGGGTGCGCTTGGCCCCCAGCTGCGGCACCTGAAGTTCAAGGTGCTGTTGCGTGAGGACATCTGGCGCGAAGTGAGTGTGCCGAACAAGTCCCATCTCAGCGCACGATCCGCCCGCCTCAGCTGGTCGAACAAGATGGACTATCTCCGCATCGCCATCAAGCAGGCGTGGCGCTCCAAGCCGTTTCAGCGCCTCGTCACTGCGCGCCTGAACAAGCCGGACTTCAAACAGGACACCCCAGTCGAGTACTGGCCTGAGGAATTCGTGCGTATCGCATGGGTAATTCTCGCAAGTGAGCGTGTCTCTGGCGGTCGCACTGCGTACACGGATAACTGGGTGTGGTCCCGGCTGGCCGATGCCAATGGCGATCACGCTCCTCGGGCGCTCGCGCAGATGATGACGGCCGCAGTTGACTTGGAGCGGGGATTCGAAGCCGGGAATCGCTACTCTCGGTCCATCATCAGGCCTCGGGCCCTCGTCGAGTCACTGGACGAGGTCAGCGATTCCGCCCTCGACGCACTGCAGCGGGACGAGTTCCCCGAGCTTGCCCCGGTCTTCAGCCAGCTACGGGTAATTGGTTCGACCCCGTTTCCTGCCGAACTCCTGGACGGCACAGCGCCCGACCTTGTTCGCCTGGCCCGCGAGGTCGGACTGCTCGAAGCCGTCTCCGGTCCACGCGACAAGACTGAGCGCTACCGTGTGCCCGAGTTGTATCGCAAGGCCCTCAGCATGACCCGCAAGGGTCAGGCCTGA
- the metG gene encoding methionine--tRNA ligase: protein MAATGSEKQGTKAYYVSTPIYYVNDAPHLGHAYTTVAGDVLTRWHRQRGEKVWYLTGTDEHGQKIMRTAEANDVTPQEWCDKLVEEAWKPLWEHLNIANDDFIRTTQKRHTDRVQEFVQDLYDKGEIYKGGYEGPYCVGCEEYKLPGDLIEAEDGTKLCAVHKKPVEILKEENYFFKLSAYGPKLLEFYEANPGFIQPESARNEVVNFVKQGLDDLSISRSTFDWGVPVPWDDKHVIYVWIDALLNYATAVGYGSDQAKFDETFPANVHLIGKDILRFHAIIWPAMLMAQGLPVPGRVVANGWLMVGGEKMSKSNLTGIKPQDLTSHFGVDAYRWYFLRAIAFGQDGSFSWEDFSARYTSELANDYGNLASRVAAMVGKYFGGELPASAADGDAEKAIHEGLAKAVAVADQKIGEELDFQAGILAIFDFVKQVNGYITEQEPWKVAKDESDEGRARLATILYTAAESLRAVAVLLNPVMPETSQKLWDSLGAEAALGALAAQPVQSAATWGKLPAGATVTKGAVLFPRLEDPKKD, encoded by the coding sequence ATGGCGGCCACTGGATCAGAGAAGCAGGGAACGAAGGCGTACTACGTCTCGACCCCCATCTACTACGTCAACGACGCTCCTCACCTGGGCCACGCCTACACGACCGTCGCAGGCGACGTGCTCACCCGCTGGCACCGCCAGCGGGGCGAGAAGGTGTGGTACCTCACCGGCACGGACGAGCACGGTCAGAAGATCATGCGCACCGCGGAGGCGAACGACGTCACTCCTCAGGAGTGGTGCGACAAGCTCGTGGAGGAGGCGTGGAAGCCCCTCTGGGAGCACCTGAACATCGCGAACGACGACTTCATCCGCACCACGCAGAAGCGTCACACCGACCGCGTCCAGGAGTTCGTGCAGGACCTGTACGACAAGGGCGAGATCTACAAGGGCGGCTACGAGGGCCCGTACTGCGTGGGCTGCGAGGAGTACAAGCTCCCCGGTGACCTCATCGAGGCCGAGGACGGCACGAAGCTGTGCGCCGTCCACAAGAAGCCGGTGGAGATCCTCAAGGAGGAGAACTACTTCTTCAAGCTGTCCGCGTACGGCCCGAAGCTGCTGGAGTTCTACGAGGCGAACCCGGGCTTCATCCAGCCGGAGTCGGCCCGCAACGAGGTCGTGAACTTCGTCAAGCAGGGCCTCGACGACCTGTCGATCTCCCGCTCGACCTTCGACTGGGGCGTCCCGGTGCCGTGGGACGACAAGCACGTCATCTACGTGTGGATCGACGCGCTCCTGAACTACGCGACGGCCGTCGGCTACGGCTCCGACCAGGCGAAGTTCGACGAGACGTTCCCGGCGAACGTGCACCTCATCGGCAAGGACATCCTCCGCTTCCACGCGATCATCTGGCCGGCGATGCTGATGGCGCAGGGCCTGCCGGTGCCGGGGCGCGTGGTCGCGAACGGCTGGCTGATGGTCGGCGGCGAGAAGATGTCGAAGTCGAACCTGACCGGCATCAAGCCGCAGGACCTGACCTCGCACTTCGGCGTCGACGCGTACCGCTGGTACTTCCTGCGGGCGATCGCGTTCGGCCAGGACGGTTCCTTCTCGTGGGAGGACTTCTCCGCCCGCTACACCTCCGAGCTGGCCAACGACTACGGCAACCTCGCCTCGCGCGTGGCGGCGATGGTCGGCAAGTACTTCGGCGGCGAGCTGCCGGCCTCCGCGGCCGACGGCGACGCGGAGAAGGCGATCCACGAGGGCCTGGCGAAGGCCGTCGCGGTCGCCGACCAGAAGATCGGCGAGGAGCTGGACTTCCAGGCCGGCATCCTGGCGATCTTCGACTTCGTGAAGCAGGTCAACGGCTACATCACGGAGCAGGAGCCGTGGAAGGTCGCGAAGGACGAGTCGGACGAGGGCCGGGCCCGCCTGGCGACCATCCTCTACACGGCCGCCGAGTCCCTGCGCGCGGTCGCGGTCCTGCTGAACCCGGTCATGCCGGAGACCTCCCAGAAGCTCTGGGACTCGCTCGGCGCCGAGGCCGCCCTGGGCGCGCTCGCCGCGCAGCCGGTCCAGTCCGCCGCCACCTGGGGCAAGCTCCCCGCCGGCGCCACGGTCACGAAGGGCGCGGTCCTCTTCCCGCGCCTGGAGGACCCGAAGAAGGACTGA